In Labrys monachus, the genomic stretch CAGCAGCCTGTTGAGAAGGCTCTGGCCGCCGTAATAGACGATCAGGATGGTCAGGAGTTCGGGAAGCGAGCGGAACAGCGTCGTGTAGAGATTGCTGGCCGCCCCCGCCAGCCAATTGCCGCTGGCTCTCGCCAGCGCCATGACGAGGCCGATGAGGAGGCCGAACGGCAACGTGCACACGGCGAGGGCGAGCGTCAGGCAGGCGCCCCGGAAGATCTCATCGCTCCATCCCTTGTCACCCCATTGGAGCAGGCTCAAGAACTGGTCCATCGGCACCTGCAGACATGGAAGGACGCCGCCGCCCTTGCGGAGGCCCGGGCGGCGGATTCGACGCTTCGCCGATCAATAGATCGAGAAGGGGAAATATTTGTCGTTGATCTTCTTGTAGGTGCCGTCGGCGACGATCTCGGCGATCGCCTTGTTGAACTTGTCGACGAGGTCGGCGTCTTCCTTGCGGACCGCGATGCCGGCGCCGGTGCCGAAATACTTGGCGTATTTCCCCATGTCGACGACCTGCTTGATCTCGCAGCACGAGGCTTCCGGCTTGCCCAGCCAGGCCTGCAGCACCGTCCTGTCGGCGATTTCGGCATCGAGGCGGCCGGCGGCGAGATCGGCGTTGACCTCGTCCTGCGTCGGATAGAGCTTGACCTCGGCGCCGCCCGGCTGGATCTCGCCTTCCAGGAAGTTGGCGTGGATCGAGGAGGACTGCGCGCCGACGACCTTGTCCTTCAGGCCTGCGGCGTCCCAGGAGGCGATCTTGGAATCCTTCGGCGCGACGAAGACGGGAGGCGTCTGGTAATATTTGTTGGTGAACGCCACCTTCTTCTTGCGCTCCTCGGTGATCGACATCGACGCGACGATGGCGTCGAACTTGCCGGCCAGGAGCGCGGGAATGATGCCGTCCCAGTCCTGTGCCTGGAAGGTGCAGGTCGCCTGCATCTTCTCGCAGAGCGCCTTGGCGATATCGACGTCGAAGCCGACGAGATTGCCGGCGCTGTCCAGGCCGTTGAAGGGAGGATAGGCCCCTTCCGTGCCGATGCGGATCGTCTTCCAATCCTTGGCGGCGGCCATGCCGGTGAATGCGGCGAACGCGATGGCGGCCGCGCCGATGAGGTTGATGAAGCGCATGGTTGTGTTCCCCCTGTTCCTGGTCCGCCGGCAACGCGGGGGCGCCGCCGGCTCGGAGCCCTGGCGAGGAATGAAGCACCGCTATCGCCGGGGTGCAACGGGGCAAGCCGCCGATTCGACGTAAAGCGTCGGTAAAACTTGCCGCCTCGCCGGGCCGCGCCTCGGTTTGAATTCCGTCGCCGTGCTTTTTTGTAAGCTTCCGTTCCGTCAGGCGGATGAGCCGAGGCATCGACATACGTCCGCACCAAACGCGCCCTCTACCGCCTCAAGGTATTTTGATGCCTGACGGTAAAAATTTGACACTTGAGACCCAAGAGCGAAAGGCTCGCTCGCGCTCCATTGCGGTCGTTCAAGACCGACCGACACTCATCGCAAGGCGCTCATTCAGATCCCGCTCATCAGCCAATGATCCGAGCTTCCTGCACATAGCCGAAGGCGCCCTTGCCCGGCCAGGCTCGTCCGTCGGGGTAGCGCAATTCTATTCCGGCGAGGTCCTTCTCATCCGCCAAACGCATATTGACGCCCATCTGGACGTTGCCAAACTTCGATACGGCGCTTGCGGTCAAAGTAAAATGTGTCGTCGAACCACAATTTTCACAGAAACGGATTTCTGCAGCCGGGTCTTCCTTGTCTTCCCGGCTATATGCCTTCGTCGTTCCCACGACGCTGACTTCCGACGGATGGAAATAGGCCCAGCGGGCGCCCGACTTGCTACAAAGCGTGCAGTTGCACTCGTTGATGAAGTCCGGTCGCTTCGAGATTTCGACGCGGACTTGGCCACAGAGGCAGGATAGCTTCAACATTTCCGATGTCATATCAGCGGAGCCGCTCGCCTGGTAGAGGCCGTTCGACTTCGATCGCGTCGGCAGGCGCTTCTGCCCTGAGGCCGGGTGAAGGGGCTCGGATTTCGAACCGAGACACGACGCCTAGCCGCGATTGCGCCGCCGCGTGCGCGTGCGCACGGCAATCTGCTCGTCGAAGGCGCTGCGCGCGGCGCGCAGGCTCGGCGTGTCGTCGAAGCGCCCCGGCAGGCAGGCCATCAGCGCGAGCCTCTCGGGCTCTGACATCTCCACCCACGCACCGATCTCGCCGCTGCTGCGGCCGCAGCCGATGCAAAAGCCGCTGGCCGGATCGATCCGGCAAATCGCGACGCAGGGCGTGGAGGTTGTCTGCATGCCCTGAAGATAGGGACTGCCGGCGCCCACGTCCATGGCCGGCGGCGGATCGCAAGCGCTTCTCCCGGCCGGCGGCGCGTCTTGGCGGGTCCGCTACCGCCCGAGGGGCGCCAGCACCGCGGCGGCGAAGGCGATCTCCGCCAGCACGGTCGCGGCGCCGCACACATCGCCCGTCTGCCCGCCGATCTGGCGTTTGGCCAGCCGCGTCACGCCATAGGCGGCGAGGAAACCGAAGGCGGGCGCCGCCAGGCTGGAGGGATGGCGCGTCGCGCCATAGGCCAGAAGGGCGGCCAGCGCGAATCCGAGGGCGGCCCCGATGCCCCAATTGGCCCTCGAGAGGCGCCCGGATGCGGCGCCGGCGCCGTCCGTCCGCGCCGGCGGCAGCATGGCCAGGGGCAGCAGGCCGGCAATGCGCGAGACGCCGGCCCCGCCCATGAGGACGAGGGCGGCGGCAACCGGTCCGGCGGCGTGGACGAGGTCGCCGAGGATCGATATCCGGGCTGCGATGGCGAGCATCAGCGCGGTGGCGCCATAGGCGCCGATGCGCGAATCCCGCATGATCTCGAGCTTGCGCGCCGGCGTGCGCCCGCCGCCGAAGCCGTCGGCGACATCGGCCAGTCCGTCCTCATGCATGGCGCCGGTGACGACGGCCATGGCGGCGACGGCGAGGATCGCAGCCTCCACGGGCGGCAGGCCGACGCCGCAGCCGGCGAGCAGCGCCACGGCTCCGCCGAGGCCGAGCACGGCGCCGGCCAGCGGGAGGACGGGCGCGAGCCGTTCCATGTCGGGCGGGCCATGCGGATCGGCCTCGCCGGACAGCACGGGCACGGGCAGGCGCGACCAGAAGCGCAGGGCAGCCGTGACTTGGGCGAGAAGCTGTCTCAATGCGCACCCGCGGGAGGGAAGGACGCGCCTTGATAGCCGCCAAGCCGCAAGCCCGCCAGCGGGAAACGCCGGGCGTCGTCTGCGGGGGACGGCGGGTCGTCTGCCGGCCTTTGCGCCGGACCATCCCGGCGCTATAAGCGCGGCGTCCCCTCCCGCCCCGCCCGGGGCCCGATCGAAAGCCCGCTCCGATGGCCCCTGCCGGCACCGCCCTGCCCTTCGACGATATCCGCGACCTCGCCCGCGCCATGCCGGACCTCGATGCCGACGCCCTCGCCCGGGTCCGCCAGCGCGACGGCCAGCTGACCAAGCCGCCCGGCAGCCTCGGCCGGCTCGAAGCGATCGTCGAATGGCTCGCCGCCGTGCAGGGCAAGGCGCCGCCGAGCGTGTCGCGCCCGCTGGTGGCGATCTTCGCCGGCAATCACGGCGTCGTCGCCCATGGCGTGTCGCCCTATCCGCAGGAGGTCACCCGCCAGATGCTGGAGAACTTCTCGGCCGGCGGCGCCGCCATCAACCAGATCTGCTCGACCTTCGACATCGGCCTCAAGGTGTTCGACCTCGCTCTGGACATCCCGACCGGCGACATCACCTGCGAAGCCGCGCTGGACGAGAAGGCCTGCGCCGCCACCATGGCGTTCGGCATGGAAGCGGTGTCGGGCGGCATCGATCTGCTGGTGCTCGGCGAGATGGGCATCGGCAACACCACCATCGCGGCAGCGATCTATCACGGGCTCTATGGCGGCGAGGCGGGCCATTGGGTCGGCCGCGGCACCGGCATCGACGATGCCGGGCTCGGGCGCAAGATCGAGGCGGTGCGCCAGGCGGTGTCCTTCCACCGCGACCATCTCGGCGATCCCCTCGAATTGCTGCGCCGGCTCGGCGGGCGCGAGATCGCGGCCATGGCGGGCGCCATCCTCGCGGCGCGCAGCCAGCGCATCCCGGTGGTGCTGGACGGCTACGTCACCTGCGCCGCCGCCGCCGTGGTGCACGCCATGGATCCGGCCCTGCTCGATCACTGCGTGGCGGGCCACGTCTCGGCGGAAGGCGCCCATGCCGACGTGCTCCGGCGCCTCGGCAAGCCGCCGCTGCTCGATCTCGGCATGCGCCTCGGCGAGGGATCGGGCGCGGCCCTGGCGGTGGCGCTGATCAAGGCCGCCCTCGCCTGCCACACGGGCATGGCGACCTTCGCGCAGGCCGGCGTCACCGACAAGGCGTGAGCCCGGCCAGGCCGGGGGAGGTCGGCCGGGATCAGCCTCGTTCCGCCCCGAAGTGGTCACGATCGGACGTTAGAATCGCTGCTGTCGAAGGGAGCATCTTGATGTTCAGATCAATTCTCGTTGCCGCGGCGGCGTTCGCTTGTGCGGTACCCGCTTTTGCCGGCAGCAAGAATTTCCCGCAATGCAGCCAGTATGGCGAAGGTTTCGTCTACTCGCCGGACACCGGCATGTGCATCAAGGTCAGCGGCGAGTTCCGGGCCGATTACAATTTCGGGAAGACGAACAGCCCGTTCGGCTCCTCGGTCGCCGGCACCGCCGATGTCAGGGGCGATACCGGGTTCGGCCCCTTCCGCGCCGTGGTCGAGCCGCGCGCCAGCAAATATTGATCCCGATCCGGTCGGCGCCGTGTCTTTTCGCACAGCGCGGCGGGGCCCTCATGCCCGCTTATGCCTTGCCGGCAGGACATGCCGGTCCTGCCTGGTGCGGCGGCGGCGCGGTTTGGCCGTCGTCCGGTCATTTTGACGGGGAAGACCTCGCCCGATCCCAATGATTGAGATGAAGCAATAAGATGGAATGCAGTCCCTTGATGCAACCTGAAGCAGAGAGATCGAACGGTGCTGCAGTTACGGTTGAGCGAGGGCGATTTTCAGGGCGGGCGGACGGCTATGCCGCACCGGTCGCAGGCACGTTGTGCCCGGCGCCGGCCGGCGCCATGCGCGTGACGGTCATCGGCTGCGGCGACGCCTTCGGTTCGGGCGGCCGCTACAACACCGCGACCCTCGTCGAGGCGAGGAATGCGGCGAACGGCGCGCGAGGCGCAGAAGGCCGGGACGGCCCCGTCTGCCTTCTCGACTGCGGCGCCACGACGATGACCGCCATCAACGCCATGGGGGTCGACCCGGACCGCATCGACCTCATCGTGCTCACCCATCTGCACGGCGACCATTTCGGCGGCATCCCCTTCCTGCTCCTCGATGCCCAATGGGTGCGCAGGCGCACGCGCCCGCTGCGGATCATCGGGCCGCCGGGCACCGTCGACCGCCTCCACGTCATGATCGAGGCCCTGTTCGCCGGCTCCTCCCTCGATACGCCCTGGAGCTTTCCCTGGAGCGCGGAGGACATGACGCCGGGCACGCAGCAGACGGCGGCCGGCTTCACCATCATCACCGCCGAAGTGAGCCATCCCTCCGGCTCGCCGGCCACCGCCGTGCGCCTGGAGGCGGCCGGCAAGGCGTTCGTCCATTCCGGCGACACCGAATGGACGGAAGCGCTGCCCGCGATCGCGGCGGGCGCCGACCTGCTGTTCCTCGAATGCTTCGCCGTCGAGGCGACCCCGCCGCATCTCGACTATGCCCGGCTGCTCGCCAATCGCGAGGCTTTCGACGCGGAGCGGGTCGTGCTCACCCATATGGGGCCGTCCATGCTCGACTACCGCGGCAATGTCGACCGCGATCTGTTCGAACTGGCCGAGGACGGGCTGGTCTTCGATCTCTAGGGCAAAGCGCGTTTAGGCAGAAGCGGCGCTTTGCTCTAGCTCTTTGTTTTTCGACGCGTCTTTGCGTTTTGCCGATTCCGTCAAAACGCAAAACGCTCTAAAGCAAAATGCCTTCGAGCCGGAGCGGATCACCAGAACAACGCATTGGCATTGAAGGCATTTTGCGATTCTGGCTGATTCGATCTGAAGACGGAACGCTGTGAGCCGGCCGCGCGCCGCCTACATCGGCGGCGCCGCTCCGTCCTGCCCGATCGAGACGCTGCTCGCCTTCCAGCCGCCGCCAGCGGACTGGGCGACCACGAAGACGGCGACGCCGGGCTTGATCTGCGCCCGCTGGCCGGGACCGAACTCGACGATCGGCACGTCCGGCGGAATGGTGATCCTGCGGCTGCCGCTGGGAAAGGCGAGCGTCAGCTCGCGGCCCTTGGCGTCGCTGGTCACCTCGCCCTCGACCGTGCCGTTGGTCATGCGCGAGCCCGGCTCCGAATCCCAATCGCGCTCGCCCTCGCCGCTCTTGACGCCGGGCGGAAAGACATGGACTTCGAGCGAGCGGCCGCTGCCATCGGCCTGGGGCATCTGCGCGGTGCCGATGAAGCTGCCGGGGTGGATGGCCTCCACGCCGATCGGCACGAGCACCCTGACGGTCCAGTCCGGCGCGAGGGTGACGGCGGTCACCGTGCCGTCCTTGCCCCTGACGCCGAGGGTCTGGCCGTCGAGGGTCGCGACGACGCCGCGAATGCCTTTGCGCGTCTCCTGCGCGCCGGCGGGAAAGGCCAAGGCGAGCATGAGCGCAGCGCCGGTGAGGGTGGAAAATCGCATGGCTGAAACTCCGAGCCCAGACCCGGGCCGGAGCATAGAGCTTCGCCGCATCAGGGCGATTCACGTTGGCGCGAGCACGATGCGGGCAAGGGCAGGCTTACGCCGCCTGGGCTTCGCCCCCCCGCCGCAGAGAGGCTTCGCGCACATGGGCCGCCGCGTCGAGCAGGACATCGAGGCCGGCGCCCGGCTTGACCGCCTCGGTGGCGAGGTGGCGGCGGAACAGGCGCGCGCCCGGACGGCCGGGGAACAGGCCGAGCATGTGGCGCGTGATCGAACTCAGCCGCACGCCCTGCGCCAGCTGCGCTTCCACATAGGGCGCCATCGCCTCGATCGCCTCGAAGCCGTCGGCGACAGGCGGCGCCTGCCCGAACAGCACGGGATCGACGGAAAGGAGGATCTCGGGGTTCTGATAGGCCTCCCGCCCGACCATGACACCGTCGAGCCGGGCGCAATGGCCCTGCCAGTCGGCGACCTGCCGGATGCCGCCATTGATGGCGACGGGCAGATCGGGGTTGGCCTGCTTCAGGCAATAGACCCGATCATAGTCGAGCGGCGGCACGTCCCGGTTCTCCTTCGGGCTGAGCCCCTTCAGCCAGGCCTTGCGCGCATGGACGACGAGGGCGTCGACGCCGGCCGCACGCACGGCCGCGGTGAGGCTGTCGAGCGCCTCCTCCGGATCCTGCTCGTCGATGCCGATGCGGCATTTGACGGTGACCGGCAGCGATACCGCGGCCTTCATCGCCGCGACGCTCTCGCCGACGAGCCCGGGCTCGGCCATCAGGCAGGCGCCGAAGCGCCCTTCCTGTACCCTGTCCGAGGGGCAGCCTACATTGAGGTTGATCTCGTCATAGCCGAGATCGGCGCAGATGCGGGCGGCGCGCGCGAGGTCGGCCGGATGGGAGCCGCCGAGCTGCACGGCGACGGGATGCTCCTCCTCCGAAAAGCCGAGCAGCCGCGCGCGATCGCCATGGATCACCGCACCGGTGGTCACCATCTCCGTATAGAGCAGCGCGCGCCTCGACAGCACGCGGTGGAAGAACCGGCAATGCCTGTCCGTCCAATCCATCATGGGGGCGATGGAAAAGCGCAAATATTCGTAACTACCCATTTCGATTCCGATTTGGGGGGCTCTCAACCCTCCATTTTCATTCGATTTCGGCCCTTATAGCGGCTTTCTCGATTCCATCGCGCGCTGGGCGTAACGTCGTATCGAGGGAACGGGAAGCCGTACCGCTTCGGACCCGGCGGCCATGAGCAGGTCTTAGCACGAAAACGCAAGGATGGCTCTATCGGCCGCCGCGCGATCGCGATCGAGCGGGATGGCGAGATCGTCGATGGGAAGGCCAGAACCTTCGATCGAAGCAGGCTGAGGATGCCCCGCATCGGCTTGTTGGCGACGGAGCAGGCGGAGCTGCCGCCTCTCGGAAGTGTCGGGCTCGAAGACGATGCCGAACGTCGGCTCCATTCTTCGGAGGGCCCCGGAAGAAAGGCCCGCATGAGGCGGGCCTTGGGGTCGGAAGCTCGGCCCTGCTGCATCTCGCCACGCTGGCAGAACGCGGCGTGGCGAGAGCAGATTGTTGCTACGATGCATTTTATCGATCGAAAAGCCTATCGGCTTTTCTGGAAGAGGCTCGAGCATCCACGCCGCCGAGCCGATGCCGGCCCGGCTCGGTACGCCCGGTATCTCAGAATTTGTAGTTCAAGCCGACCCGAACGATGTGCGCCCTGCTCGAGTCCTTCCAGGTCATGAACTCGCCGGGGTCTTCCGGATTTACGACGACATGATTCTTCTTGCCGAGATCGACATAAAGATACTCGGCCTTGATCGTGTTGTGGTCGGTGATGGCGTATTCGGCGCCGGCGCCGATCGTCCAGCCCCAGCGAACCTGGCTCTTCGAGCCGGAGAAGCCGCCGCTTCGGTCGAAGTCCGCATTTCCGCCGCCGCCCCACCAGTAGCCATATTCGTGCCAATTGTAATTGCCGCTGCTCTTCACCTGTCCATAGGCGAGGCCGCCCGTGGCATAGACGAGGAGCCGGTCGACCGGCGTGAAGCCGAAGCGGGGCCGAATGGTGCCGAACCATTCCGTCTTGCTTTCCGGCGTGAGATATTCACGGAGATGATAATTATAGTTCTGATCGCCAATGGGCTCGTAGATATCGGTGATGTCGTCCGCGAGATATTTGGTCTTCTGCCCGAGATAGTTGAAGTCGGCTTCGATACCGACGACGAACTGGCCGAACTGCTGGTTGTAGCCGAACTGCGCGCCCCCGGTGAATGAACCCCGCTTCGAATTGCGCTGACCCGAGAACCAGCCATTGGCGAAGGTCCCGACATACTCATGCTCAGTGTCGTAATAGGTCGGGTCCTTGATCTTGTCGGCGCCGTTCCAACCATATCCAGCGTTCACACCAGCATAAAAGCCCGTCCACGAAAAAGGCACGTAGATTGGAGCCACGGGCTCCGGGCTCTGCGCCGGCAAATCGGAAGCCATCGCGGGGCCGCCCACGGCGGCAACCGCAGCGAGAGCAGCAAGCAACTTACGCATTGAAATCCCCCAAGAAACTTATACCCTGCCAGCGACCAGCCGACGGTAGCATGCTGTAGAAAACTCAAGCATAGGCTGCAATCGCATCGGTACGTCAGCCATTTGCGGACGGAACGCCACCGCACGTTTCGGCCGCTTCTGTAGCGCACGTCCTCTCACCGGTTATGGCAGAGGAGATGGCCCTTGATTGTGCCGCTGGTGGACGACGCGCCGTTGTGGGGGCTGCGGCGGCAATCGGCGCGCAAATTCTTCTCAATCTTCAACGCAGTAAACTCGCCGGTTAAACACCTTGAGCCGCGCTCGCGTGCATTTTGCGCAGAAGCTCGCCGACGTTACCCGCGTGACTTGAGATGTTGCCCGTCACGCCATGCTCACGTCCATTCTCTTCCTTATCCCCGTAGCATGCCTCAAACGTCTGGAACGCCTCTGACCACGGTGAGATATCAATCTCCTGGATTGCCCCATAGGCATCGACTGCCACGTTGAAGATCGCCGGTTCAATATCCACGATCTGGCCGTACCACTTGAACGCTCCAGGGACGTCTCCAGGCGCCCGCTTCTGCCTCTTTGCCTGCGCTGCCTCACCCCAGCCGCGGCAACTGAATTGATCCTACCTGTCGGCCGGAATCGCTGAGGCAGGCGCGATGCGAGGCTCGGCCTGGGCGGAGCCGCACGATGGCAAGAGGATATACCGCCTCATAGGGCCTTTGCCGGCGGAGGTAGATCCAGCATCGTCTTTACTTCCCGCATCAGCATTCGCATGGAGCGGTGTACCTGCGGCTCGGGCAGAAGCCCGAAGTTGTGCAGTGTCAAAACGTGATCGACGCCCATGTCGCGGAGACGAAGCAGCTTTTCTGCAATGGTTTTAGGTGAACCGAAGAGTGCCAGGCCGCTTTCGATGATGTCGTCATAGACGGCACTCTTGGCGTAAAGACGGGTTGCAACGTAGCGGTCAAACGCCTCCGCGGCAATTTTCCGAGCCTCCGCGTCTGTTTCGGCAACATGGGTATGCATCGCGAGCGCGACCGCATTGCGATGGTCGGAGAGGCCGGCTTCTTCCCGGCCGCGACGGAACTCACCCATCATCTCCCCTATTGCTTCGAAGTCCTCGACCGAGGCGTAGGGAACGAAGAGCATGCGCCTGCTCTGCCGGCCAAGTTGATAGGCGGCTTCCTTACGCAAGATAGCGACAAAGACAGGAAGATCCTGCTGTATCGGAAAGACGTTGATACTTACCGAATCAAGGTCAATATAGGGCCCATGATGAGTAACCCGCTCGCCGTGAAGCAGGCGCATGACGAGGTCGAGATGTTCATCGAAGCGGTCGCGCTTGGTGGCTGCATCGACGCCATAGCCTGCGAATTCGTGTTTGAGGTAGCCGGACCCGACCCCAAGAGTAAGGCGCCCGTTGGACAGCACGTCAACCATCGAATAATTCTCGGCAATCGTCAGCGGATTATGAAAGGTTAGGATCGAGATGGCGGTGCCGAGCCGGAGGCGGGTCGTGCGCGCGGCAAGATGGGAAAGAAGAATTGCCGGATTGGGCACCGTGCCGTATTCATGAAAGTGATGTTCTGCGACGAAAAAAGTGTCATATCCAAGTCTTTCGGCAAGATCCGCTTGGCGCACGACCTCGGCGTAAAGCTCCTCGAGGGTGCGTTTCTGAGACGGATAGTGATCTTGGACAGAGAAGACGGATAGTTTCAAAGACCTGATCCTCGCAGCCATTCCGGGCGGCCAATTTAAGATCCTTCTGCTACCTCCGTGTTTCAGACAGCCCTATTCTCATTACAGATGAAATAATGAGCCCGGGTAGAAAAAGGGCATCATGCGCCTTTCGCAACCCGAAGCGTTCGGAATGTTGAGCACGCCGCCAAATCCAGCCTCCCAGTCCCTGCTTTTCCGGCGCTATCGAAACGGAGTGAGCGGGCTCGCTTCGATCTTCAATCCCGAGGCGCCGGCCTCCGCCGAGGCCCGCTTCACCCAATGCAATTTCATGATCGACCTGATCATCGAGACGATGGCGCCGGTGCTGCCGGCCGAGATCATCGCCGGCTCCTCGGCCTCGATCTCGTTCGCCTCCTATGCCGGCGTCCGCCTGGGCGGCGACTATTGGGTGTTCCTGGAGGTCAATGAAGGCGCCTATGGCGGCAGGCCGCACTCGGACGGGCCGGTTCGGCAATCCGCTGGAGCGCGATCCGCACAAGGTCCTCGACGACGTGCTCGACGGGTTCTGCTCGCCCGAAGACGCGCGCGAGATCTATGGCGTCGTGCTCGATCTGGAGAGCGAGACGGTGGATCTCGGCGGCACGCAGGCGCTGCGGCTGCAACGCGAAGGCCAGCTGCAGCGCCGGCCGCCGCCGCTGTCGCCCTGACGCGGCGGCGGTTCAGAAGACCGCCATCGACGGCGCCGCGGGGTTGTCCGGCGCCGACAGGCAGCCCTTTTCCATCTGCAGGATGCGGTCGGCCAGGCTCTCCATGAACTGGACGTTCTGCTCGACGAGGAGGATCGTCAGGCCGAGCCTCTTGCGAAGGTCGTGCAGGGTGTCGACGATCTCGTCGCGGATCGAGGGCTGCACGCCTTCGGTCGGTTCATCGAGGAGCAGCAGGCGCGGCTGGCCGCAAAGGCAGCGGGCGAGGGCCAGGATCTGCTGCTCCCCGCCGGACAGCACCCCGCCGGCCCGGTCGGCGATCGGCTTCAGCCGCGGGAACAGCGCCAGGAAGCCGTCGACGATGACCGGCGACCGACCGGACGCCAGCGCCGCCATCGCCATGTTTTCCCGAACGGTCAGCGCCGGAAAGATCTGCCGGCCCTGGGGAACGTAGCCGAGCCCGAGACGCGCGCGCCGATGCGGCGGCAAGCCGCCGATCTCCTGCCCGGCGAGGGCGATCCTGCCCCTCGTCAGCGGTATGTCGCCGCTGATCGCCTTGAGAAGCGTGCTCTTGCCCATGCCGTTATGGCCGAGAATGCCCAGGAACTCGCCCTCTTCGACGGCGAAGCCGACATTGCGCAGCACCCGCATCTGGCCGTAGCCCGCCTCGATGCCCGCCACCGTCAGAAGCGTCATGCCGCCTCCCTCCCCAGATAGACGTCGCGCACGCGCGCATCGGAGAGCACGGCGTCGGCCGGGCCCTCGACCAGCACCTTGCCGCGGTTGAACACGGTGACGATGCGGGCGATGCGCTGGATGAACTGCATGTCGTGCTCGACGATGATCACCGCGCCGGAGCGCGTCAGCTCGACGACGAGATCGGCGAGCCTCTCGACCTCCTCGCCGGTCATGCCCGCCGCCGGCTCGTCGAGCAGCACAAGGTCGGGCTGCGGCGCCACCACCATCGCCAGTTCGACGAGCTGGCGCTGGCCATGGGCGAGTTCGCCGACGAGGCGGTCGCGCAGATGCGCGATGCCCATGCGCTCCAGCGTCGCCGCGGCGCGCTGGCGGGCGAGGGAAGGCGGCAGCGTGCGGCCGGCGGCCAGGCCCACGCCCTTGCCGACGCTCAGGCCGGCGAACACGCTGGGAACCTGCGTCTTGAGCCCGAGGCCGAGCCTGGCGATGCGGGAAGCGGGCATGCCGACGATGCTGCGCCCTTTCAGAAGGACGTCGCCGGAACTCGGCCTGAGCTGTCCCGACAGCATCTTGAAGAAGGTGCTCTTGCCGGCGCCGTTGGGACCGATCAGGCAGCGCAGTTCGCCGTAGCGGACGCTGAGATCGACGCCGTCGACGGCGGTGACGCCGCCGAAGCGCATGGTGAGGTTGCGGGCTTCGATCAGCATGTCCTCGTTCATCGATTCGCTCCGCTGCCGTGCCGGCGGTCGCGGTCCGCCGCTGTGTTGGCCGCCACGATCTGCCGGGCCACGAACGGCCTCATCGCCGTCAGCCTGTCGAAGGCCGCCCCCGCCATGGGCAGCAGGCCCCTGCGCAGGACGAGCACGAAGACGGTGAGGACCACGCCGAGGATCAGGTTCGGATCGAGCCAGCCGCCGCCCGCATCCCCCACCGTGCCGAGATAGGTGGAGAGCATGAGCATCAGGAAGCAGCCGACCACCGGCCCGGCGAGGGTGCCGAGGCCGCCGACGATCACCCAGATGATGACCTGCCCGTTGGTCTGCAGATTGAACATGTTGGGGCTCACGAAGACGCAATTGGCGAAGAGCACGCCGCCGACCCCCGCCAGCGCGCCGGCGAAGACGAACAGGCCGAGCTTGTAGAGGCGGGAATCATAGCCCAGCAGCTCGGCCCGCAATTCGTTCTCGCGGATCGCGACGACGACCTGGCCGAAGCGCGTCGCGACCAGGAGCCTGCAGGCGACATAGGCGAGGAGGAGCGCCGCCATCGCCAGCACATAGATGCGCTCGGGCGGCAACGGGTTGTCGGGATCGCCCAGGGGCGTCAGGATCGGGGTTGACGGAATGCCGTTGAATCCCCCGAGCGGCGCCACCCCGATGGTCCATTCCTCGCCGGCCGTCTGGTTGAGGAAACGGTAGAGGATCAGCGACACCGTGAGCGTGATGACGCCGAGATAGACGTCGCTGATGCGGCCCCAGAA encodes the following:
- a CDS encoding outer membrane protein, which produces MRKLLAALAAVAAVGGPAMASDLPAQSPEPVAPIYVPFSWTGFYAGVNAGYGWNGADKIKDPTYYDTEHEYVGTFANGWFSGQRNSKRGSFTGGAQFGYNQQFGQFVVGIEADFNYLGQKTKYLADDITDIYEPIGDQNYNYHLREYLTPESKTEWFGTIRPRFGFTPVDRLLVYATGGLAYGQVKSSGNYNWHEYGYWWGGGGNADFDRSGGFSGSKSQVRWGWTIGAGAEYAITDHNTIKAEYLYVDLGKKNHVVVNPEDPGEFMTWKDSSRAHIVRVGLNYKF
- a CDS encoding LLM class flavin-dependent oxidoreductase, encoding MKLSVFSVQDHYPSQKRTLEELYAEVVRQADLAERLGYDTFFVAEHHFHEYGTVPNPAILLSHLAARTTRLRLGTAISILTFHNPLTIAENYSMVDVLSNGRLTLGVGSGYLKHEFAGYGVDAATKRDRFDEHLDLVMRLLHGERVTHHGPYIDLDSVSINVFPIQQDLPVFVAILRKEAAYQLGRQSRRMLFVPYASVEDFEAIGEMMGEFRRGREEAGLSDHRNAVALAMHTHVAETDAEARKIAAEAFDRYVATRLYAKSAVYDDIIESGLALFGSPKTIAEKLLRLRDMGVDHVLTLHNFGLLPEPQVHRSMRMLMREVKTMLDLPPPAKAL
- a CDS encoding ABC transporter ATP-binding protein, translated to MTLLTVAGIEAGYGQMRVLRNVGFAVEEGEFLGILGHNGMGKSTLLKAISGDIPLTRGRIALAGQEIGGLPPHRRARLGLGYVPQGRQIFPALTVRENMAMAALASGRSPVIVDGFLALFPRLKPIADRAGGVLSGGEQQILALARCLCGQPRLLLLDEPTEGVQPSIRDEIVDTLHDLRKRLGLTILLVEQNVQFMESLADRILQMEKGCLSAPDNPAAPSMAVF
- a CDS encoding ABC transporter ATP-binding protein; translated protein: MNEDMLIEARNLTMRFGGVTAVDGVDLSVRYGELRCLIGPNGAGKSTFFKMLSGQLRPSSGDVLLKGRSIVGMPASRIARLGLGLKTQVPSVFAGLSVGKGVGLAAGRTLPPSLARQRAAATLERMGIAHLRDRLVGELAHGQRQLVELAMVVAPQPDLVLLDEPAAGMTGEEVERLADLVVELTRSGAVIIVEHDMQFIQRIARIVTVFNRGKVLVEGPADAVLSDARVRDVYLGREAA
- a CDS encoding branched-chain amino acid ABC transporter permease; the protein is MLKGALGAGAVAACALYAFLVVPAQGDMTTMINGSVYASYAVLALSLALIWGYGGILSFGQAAFFGLGGYAYAVAALNLGDTTMAAMIAVAVAAAAAAVLGYFMFWGRISDVYLGVITLTVSLILYRFLNQTAGEEWTIGVAPLGGFNGIPSTPILTPLGDPDNPLPPERIYVLAMAALLLAYVACRLLVATRFGQVVVAIRENELRAELLGYDSRLYKLGLFVFAGALAGVGGVLFANCVFVSPNMFNLQTNGQVIIWVIVGGLGTLAGPVVGCFLMLMLSTYLGTVGDAGGGWLDPNLILGVVLTVFVLVLRRGLLPMAGAAFDRLTAMRPFVARQIVAANTAADRDRRHGSGANR